The DNA sequence GCCGAGCGGCCGGTCGTGGCCGTCGAGGGGGGCGAGGCCCCCGACCTGCCGGTGGTCTGCGTCGACCAGGTCGGCGGCGGCTACCTCGCCACGCGCCACCTGCTGGAGCTGGGCCACCGCACGGTCCACCACATCGCCGGCCCCGGCGACTGGCTGGAGGCCGAGGGCCGCATCGCCGGCTGGCGCCGGGCCCTGGAGGAGGCCGGCGCCCCGGTGCCCGAGCCGCTGTACGGCGACTGGCGGCCTCGCTCGGGTCACCGGCTCGGCGCGCAGTTGGCGGAAGAGCCCGGTGCCACCGCCGTCTTCGTGGCCAACGACCAGATGGCGCTGGGTGCCCTGCGCGCGCTCGGCGAGGCGGGCGTGCGCGTGCCCGACGACGTGAGCGTCATCGGCTTCGACGACATCCCCGAATCCGAGTTCTTCACCCCGCCGCTGACCACGGTGGCCCAGGACTTCAGCGAAGTGGGCCGCCGCGGTATCGGTCTGCTCATCGACCTGCTTGAGGAGCCCGCCGACACCGTTCCGATGACGCAGGC is a window from the Streptomonospora litoralis genome containing:
- a CDS encoding LacI family DNA-binding transcriptional regulator; the encoded protein is MSVPVGRSPVMADVARLAGVSHQTVSRVLNGHPNVRSETQERVQAAIEELGYRRNSSARALVTRRTGVIGVVAFDTTHYGPAQTLAGIEHAARADGYFLSVVTLQTVTREAVSEAMDYLAQQSVEGYIVIAPKRAVVEGLAGQPAERPVVAVEGGEAPDLPVVCVDQVGGGYLATRHLLELGHRTVHHIAGPGDWLEAEGRIAGWRRALEEAGAPVPEPLYGDWRPRSGHRLGAQLAEEPGATAVFVANDQMALGALRALGEAGVRVPDDVSVIGFDDIPESEFFTPPLTTVAQDFSEVGRRGIGLLIDLLEEPADTVPMTQARSVVPARLVARVSTAAAPDRA